The proteins below are encoded in one region of Brevundimonas fontaquae:
- a CDS encoding VWA domain-containing protein — protein MNLTFLHPEAGWLLLLIPGFVWWARKASRVRVALRTTVFVALVAALAQPSLIVRRGGPTSVIIVDQGAALSPASRALAASAAQSVVAQAERNGPVVVIQRGGAPLALKAVRHVTLPESGQTGGLPHALNLALAAFPLGSEGRVTMIGSGLGADRGWGRSVDALLARGVVVDSVPITVGRRDAFISDVAIPAGRAGERVSARVRLDGVGQDLSISVFSGDQRVGGAGPIDLDGPASVALAVPLDQPGFMPLRIELTRGGAVASQFETAAAVQDPLPILYVDGGQAGGAAALQRLAGPGLRIDSRAPAALGGIDLSAYRAVMLDDVPASALPVPSQQRLIEAVRSRGLGLMVSGGDSAFAAGGYAGTPLAAALPVTIRQDEQTEDPSVAVAVVIDTSGSMLGTPLDLGKQVARLAVRKLTPADSVGVVEFYGGRQWVAPMQPARDIPEVERAIGRVQAQGGSEHLFGALQEAYYGLQNTQARYRHILVISDAGVNADRYPQLIRHIAEDQVTVSTVLVGGSVEGEARMAQWARLGRGRFYVVGDEFNLVEINFKQPQQKPQPGVKRGGFALAASAPSFGWGELAAAPPRQLDGYTQAGVKPLAQTLIRTTTGEPVLASWQWGAGRVTALMTEPVGQGTARWRNWSGYGDWMQGLIARTADPRPDWDVRLGRVGDRVKIVAQRVRSADTTAPQIRLRNAAGEAGPALSTVERAPGLFTAEGPAPMDSAVLAEVRDGRGVARAALPAVSGGQSERPVSEADGLPLDQLARLTGGTVIQDPSRVSAVALLPGRPPASALDLWGWLCWLALALYVADIVYRRWPPRRIAV, from the coding sequence GTGAACCTGACCTTTCTTCATCCTGAGGCGGGCTGGCTCCTGCTGCTGATCCCCGGATTCGTCTGGTGGGCGCGCAAGGCTTCCAGGGTGCGCGTTGCCCTTCGTACGACCGTCTTTGTGGCGCTCGTCGCGGCCCTGGCTCAACCCAGCCTGATTGTACGCCGGGGCGGTCCGACCTCGGTGATCATCGTGGATCAGGGCGCTGCGCTTTCGCCTGCGTCTCGCGCCCTTGCCGCCTCGGCCGCCCAATCGGTGGTGGCGCAGGCGGAACGCAACGGCCCCGTTGTTGTCATCCAACGGGGCGGCGCGCCTCTCGCCCTGAAGGCGGTGCGGCACGTCACCTTGCCGGAAAGCGGCCAGACCGGCGGCCTGCCTCACGCCCTCAATCTCGCGCTTGCCGCCTTTCCCCTCGGCTCAGAGGGTCGGGTCACGATGATCGGTTCCGGCCTAGGCGCCGATCGCGGCTGGGGGCGTTCCGTCGATGCCCTGCTGGCGCGCGGCGTGGTCGTGGACAGCGTTCCAATCACCGTGGGACGCCGCGACGCCTTCATATCCGACGTCGCCATTCCTGCAGGCCGCGCCGGCGAGCGCGTGTCGGCGCGGGTGCGGCTGGACGGCGTCGGGCAGGATTTGTCGATCTCGGTCTTCAGCGGCGATCAGCGGGTCGGCGGGGCTGGACCGATCGACCTCGACGGCCCTGCCAGCGTGGCTCTGGCCGTCCCTCTCGATCAACCAGGCTTTATGCCGCTACGTATCGAGCTGACGCGCGGCGGCGCTGTCGCCAGCCAGTTCGAGACGGCGGCCGCCGTGCAGGATCCGCTTCCCATCCTGTATGTCGACGGAGGCCAGGCCGGTGGCGCGGCGGCGCTTCAGAGACTTGCGGGTCCGGGTCTTCGCATCGACAGCCGGGCGCCGGCGGCCTTGGGCGGCATCGATCTGTCGGCCTATCGCGCGGTCATGTTGGACGACGTGCCCGCGTCGGCGCTGCCGGTTCCTTCGCAGCAACGGTTGATCGAGGCGGTCCGCTCTCGCGGTCTCGGCCTGATGGTGTCCGGTGGGGACAGCGCCTTCGCTGCGGGCGGTTACGCCGGCACGCCGCTCGCTGCCGCCTTGCCCGTGACCATCCGCCAAGACGAGCAGACCGAGGATCCCAGCGTCGCCGTCGCCGTCGTGATCGACACGTCAGGCTCGATGTTGGGAACGCCGCTCGACCTGGGCAAACAGGTCGCCCGGCTGGCGGTGCGCAAACTCACGCCGGCTGACAGCGTCGGTGTAGTCGAGTTCTACGGCGGTCGCCAATGGGTCGCGCCGATGCAGCCCGCCCGGGACATTCCCGAAGTTGAGCGCGCCATAGGCCGCGTCCAGGCCCAGGGCGGAAGCGAACATCTGTTCGGCGCCCTGCAGGAAGCCTATTACGGACTTCAGAACACCCAGGCTCGCTACCGCCATATCCTGGTGATCTCGGACGCCGGGGTGAACGCCGACCGCTATCCCCAACTGATCCGACACATCGCCGAGGACCAGGTCACTGTGTCGACCGTTCTGGTCGGCGGCAGCGTCGAGGGCGAAGCCCGGATGGCGCAGTGGGCGCGGCTGGGGCGGGGTCGGTTCTATGTCGTTGGGGACGAGTTCAACCTTGTCGAGATCAACTTCAAACAGCCGCAGCAGAAGCCTCAGCCGGGCGTCAAGCGCGGAGGTTTCGCCCTGGCCGCATCCGCCCCATCTTTCGGTTGGGGTGAGTTGGCGGCAGCACCGCCCAGGCAGTTGGACGGCTACACCCAGGCGGGCGTAAAGCCGTTGGCGCAGACCCTGATCCGCACGACGACCGGCGAGCCGGTTCTGGCGTCCTGGCAATGGGGCGCCGGGCGTGTGACGGCGCTGATGACCGAGCCGGTCGGGCAGGGAACCGCCCGTTGGCGCAACTGGTCCGGCTACGGCGACTGGATGCAAGGCCTGATCGCCCGCACGGCCGACCCGCGTCCCGACTGGGATGTCCGTCTCGGCCGCGTCGGCGACCGGGTCAAGATCGTGGCGCAGCGTGTCCGCAGCGCCGACACGACAGCCCCCCAGATTCGTTTGCGCAACGCAGCGGGAGAAGCTGGTCCCGCGCTTTCGACGGTCGAACGGGCGCCGGGTCTGTTTACAGCAGAAGGCCCTGCGCCGATGGACTCTGCGGTGCTCGCCGAGGTTCGCGACGGACGCGGCGTGGCCCGAGCGGCGCTGCCGGCCGTTTCCGGCGGTCAGTCCGAGCGCCCGGTCTCCGAGGCCGACGGCCTGCCACTGGATCAACTGGCGCGTCTGACGGGCGGGACGGTGATCCAAGATCCGTCTCGCGTCAGCGCCGTCGCCCTCTTGCCGGGACGTCCGCCCGCCTCGGCGCTGGACCTTTGGGGCTGGCTCTGTTGGTTGGCTTTGGCCCTCTATGTCGCCGACATCGTCTATCGTCGCTGGCCGCCTCGGCGGATCGCCGTTTGA
- a CDS encoding DUF58 domain-containing protein, with protein sequence MLFRRRAAVAAPAAVAGLADPLTFEALFDPAFLAALRPFSLRISRAQKGGRLAEQRTNARGQGAEFADFKPYVAGDDLRAIDWNVYRRLGRLFVRVFEESQDMPVYFLVDRSRSLFVEQPPRIHAAQAATLALAAVALDQHDSVGLFPFSDKLEIEFRAVSGKGNLARVAHSLAGYSALQGTGLAAALSHLAGLRLRQGLVIVVSDFFDEAGVEAVVRGLEQLPHRLLLVQIVKAHDADPERHPDLNGDILLEDGEHAQPTSVTVTPDLMARYKAAYRHFSNALSDFARTRGAGLVQIDADRPVRDQLSALFGQGGIKL encoded by the coding sequence ATGCTCTTTCGCCGTCGCGCGGCCGTCGCCGCGCCAGCCGCAGTCGCTGGCCTCGCCGATCCCCTGACCTTCGAGGCGCTGTTCGATCCAGCCTTTCTGGCGGCGCTTCGTCCGTTTTCGCTGCGGATATCTCGCGCCCAGAAGGGTGGGCGGCTGGCCGAGCAAAGGACCAACGCGCGTGGACAGGGCGCGGAGTTCGCCGACTTCAAACCCTATGTGGCGGGCGACGACCTGCGCGCCATCGACTGGAACGTCTATCGCCGCCTGGGACGCCTGTTCGTGCGGGTGTTCGAAGAAAGCCAGGACATGCCGGTCTATTTCCTGGTGGATCGGTCGCGGAGCCTGTTCGTGGAACAGCCTCCGCGCATTCATGCGGCCCAGGCGGCGACCCTGGCCCTTGCGGCTGTGGCCTTGGACCAGCACGATTCTGTCGGCCTCTTCCCCTTCTCTGACAAGCTGGAAATCGAGTTTCGAGCGGTCTCTGGAAAGGGCAACCTCGCGCGCGTGGCGCATAGCCTGGCGGGATATTCGGCGCTGCAAGGCACAGGCCTGGCGGCGGCCCTCTCTCACCTGGCCGGCCTTCGCTTGCGCCAGGGGTTGGTGATCGTGGTGTCTGACTTTTTCGATGAAGCGGGCGTCGAGGCCGTGGTGCGCGGGCTGGAGCAACTGCCGCATCGGCTTTTGCTGGTGCAGATCGTCAAAGCTCATGACGCCGATCCTGAGCGTCACCCGGACCTGAACGGCGACATCCTGCTTGAGGACGGCGAACACGCCCAGCCGACCTCGGTTACGGTCACGCCCGATCTGATGGCCCGCTACAAGGCCGCCTACCGCCACTTCAGCAACGCCCTGTCGGACTTCGCCCGGACACGGGGGGCGGGTCTCGTTCAGATCGACGCTGACCGGCCGGTACGCGACCAACTGTCGGCCCTGTTCGGCCAAGGCGGGATCAAGCTGTGA
- a CDS encoding M16 family metallopeptidase: MKTFGKPIAGVVLAVLLSCGASSVALAQARPELGQVRIPYETFTLPNGLTTLVYTDHTAPTVFVGVWYRIGSKDEPVGKTGFAHLFEHLMFQPTVNRPTEYFTPLEAVGATGLNGSTTTDYTNYIQTVPTNALDRALWMEADRMGHLADGITQALLDEQRAVVKNEKRQSELGPGRAAEVQFLKSYYPAGHPYAHTTIGSMEDLDAATLGDVKAWFDANYGTSNAVLVLAGDIDAATAREKVAFYFGGVRQGEPISRPDRWTPSMPDIRRDIVYENIPAAVISRTWPLSNASPRENTLLQLAARAMAAGRGTPLYDALVDKLKIADGVSASVGEGQLASAFTLSVALKPGVTPQAAGDAIDRELAAFFAAGPDPDRLEQVVTATDISLLKTMESSAAIGSWLAKGAVTHDDPVYFLKQREWIGEVDPHALARLTQSVLSRPYYELIQLPTPVPVAAPSNVADPTRMPDPGPADTKIAFPAVDEATLANGLKIVVATRPNLPVVSASLQFSTGALAEDAYGRGTASRALAMLTSGSRGYTAEQLQREATKAGVNISAGADSRQSAVSWTMLAARLDDGFRFVSDVVRHPTYPQTEIDKALDQVAPQFDAYERNPLQSAGPIYSRAIWGKDHPLGRIGTREDAKAVSRDDIQAFHDRELGPNNATLYLVGDITLEQAKTLAQSYFGDWRRITPTPLNERGAATGVPGRIILVDAPGAAQTSLTVGELTTPFVADQAAAASLADSILGAAFNSRLNMNLREEKGWTYGFTGGVADTPTGPRTFTASGTVEADRTADAMAEIRKEIAAYVTDRPATAEELERDRTARTLALPSAFSGNSAFLAAITSAAAYGQPYDRAASSGARLAAVTLDQVHTVARQTYDPARLTWVVVGDLPKIEASVRALNYGPVEVWDIYGHKVR; encoded by the coding sequence TTGAAGACCTTCGGAAAACCCATCGCCGGCGTCGTGCTGGCCGTCCTTTTGTCCTGCGGCGCCTCGAGCGTGGCGCTGGCCCAGGCGCGCCCCGAACTGGGCCAGGTCCGCATCCCCTACGAGACCTTCACCCTCCCGAACGGCCTGACGACCCTGGTCTACACCGATCACACCGCGCCCACGGTTTTTGTCGGCGTCTGGTACCGGATCGGCTCCAAGGACGAGCCCGTCGGAAAGACCGGCTTCGCCCATCTGTTCGAACATTTGATGTTCCAGCCGACGGTCAATCGTCCCACCGAATATTTCACGCCGCTGGAAGCCGTTGGAGCCACGGGCCTGAACGGCAGCACCACAACCGATTACACAAACTATATCCAGACGGTGCCCACCAACGCGCTCGACCGAGCGTTGTGGATGGAGGCGGACCGCATGGGCCACCTCGCAGACGGGATCACTCAAGCCCTGCTCGACGAACAGAGGGCCGTGGTCAAGAACGAGAAGCGCCAAAGCGAACTCGGACCGGGTCGGGCGGCAGAGGTGCAGTTCCTCAAGAGCTACTACCCTGCCGGACACCCATACGCCCACACCACCATCGGCTCGATGGAGGATCTGGACGCCGCCACCCTTGGCGACGTCAAGGCCTGGTTCGACGCAAACTACGGCACCTCCAATGCCGTGCTGGTCCTTGCGGGCGACATCGACGCCGCGACCGCGCGCGAGAAGGTCGCCTTCTATTTCGGCGGCGTTCGCCAGGGCGAGCCGATCAGCCGACCGGATCGCTGGACTCCGTCGATGCCCGACATCCGGCGCGATATTGTCTATGAGAATATTCCGGCGGCCGTCATTTCGCGGACCTGGCCGCTCAGCAATGCGTCGCCGCGCGAAAACACGCTCTTGCAACTCGCAGCCCGTGCGATGGCGGCGGGGCGAGGCACGCCGCTCTACGACGCTCTGGTCGACAAGCTGAAAATCGCCGACGGTGTGTCCGCATCCGTCGGCGAAGGTCAACTGGCCAGCGCCTTCACCCTGTCCGTCGCCCTGAAGCCTGGCGTGACGCCGCAGGCTGCCGGCGACGCCATCGATCGCGAACTGGCGGCCTTCTTCGCCGCTGGACCCGACCCGGATCGTCTGGAGCAGGTCGTGACAGCCACCGACATCTCGCTCCTAAAAACGATGGAAAGCAGCGCGGCGATTGGCAGCTGGCTCGCCAAGGGCGCCGTGACGCACGACGACCCTGTCTATTTCCTCAAGCAGCGTGAGTGGATCGGCGAGGTCGATCCGCACGCATTGGCGCGGCTGACGCAGAGCGTACTCTCGCGCCCCTATTACGAGCTGATTCAGCTTCCGACGCCGGTTCCTGTCGCCGCGCCGTCCAACGTGGCCGACCCAACGCGCATGCCCGACCCGGGTCCGGCGGACACGAAGATCGCGTTCCCCGCCGTGGACGAGGCGACGCTCGCCAACGGGCTCAAGATCGTTGTGGCCACCCGCCCCAATCTACCCGTCGTAAGCGCCAGCCTGCAGTTCTCGACCGGCGCGCTTGCCGAAGACGCTTATGGACGTGGCACGGCCAGCCGCGCGCTGGCCATGTTGACCAGCGGCTCGCGCGGTTACACCGCCGAACAGCTTCAGCGTGAGGCGACCAAGGCTGGCGTCAACATCTCCGCCGGCGCTGACAGCCGGCAGAGCGCCGTGAGTTGGACCATGCTCGCCGCGCGGCTCGACGACGGCTTCAGATTTGTTTCCGACGTGGTGCGACATCCCACCTATCCTCAGACCGAGATCGACAAGGCGCTGGATCAGGTCGCGCCCCAGTTCGACGCCTACGAGCGCAATCCGCTGCAGTCGGCCGGCCCAATCTATTCGCGAGCGATCTGGGGCAAAGACCACCCTCTCGGTCGGATCGGCACGCGCGAAGACGCCAAGGCCGTTTCGCGCGACGATATACAGGCCTTCCACGATCGCGAGCTCGGCCCCAACAACGCCACACTCTATCTCGTCGGCGACATCACCCTCGAGCAGGCCAAGACGCTGGCGCAGTCTTATTTCGGCGACTGGCGACGCATCACCCCGACACCTCTGAACGAGCGAGGCGCGGCGACCGGCGTTCCTGGCCGCATCATCCTGGTGGATGCCCCCGGCGCGGCCCAGACGAGCCTGACAGTCGGCGAGCTGACCACGCCGTTCGTCGCCGATCAGGCCGCGGCGGCTTCCCTGGCGGACTCCATCCTGGGCGCCGCTTTCAACAGCCGGCTGAATATGAATCTTCGCGAGGAGAAGGGCTGGACTTACGGCTTTACTGGCGGCGTGGCCGACACGCCCACTGGCCCGCGGACCTTCACCGCCTCAGGCACGGTCGAGGCCGACCGGACGGCCGACGCGATGGCGGAGATTCGCAAGGAGATCGCCGCCTATGTCACCGACAGACCGGCGACCGCCGAAGAGCTGGAACGGGATCGCACCGCGCGAACGCTCGCCCTCCCCTCGGCCTTTTCGGGCAACAGCGCCTTCCTTGCGGCCATCACCAGCGCGGCGGCGTATGGCCAGCCCTATGATCGGGCAGCGTCTTCAGGCGCCCGTCTGGCGGCGGTCACACTCGACCAGGTCCATACCGTCGCCCGTCAGACCTACGATCCGGCGCGCCTGACCTGGGTGGTGGTGGGCGATCTCCCCAAGATCGAAGCGTCTGTTCGCGCCCTGAACTACGGCCCCGTCGAGGTCTGGGACATCTATGGCCACAAGGTCCGCTGA
- a CDS encoding AAA family ATPase, translating to MVSTDDVELARQSAAAFKETFIKIRAEVGRMIVGQADVVDGVLTALMAGGHVLLEGVPGLGKTMLVSSISRAIDLPFSRIQFTPDMMPADIVGTTVLTETEGGGHELTFQQGPIVSNLVLADEINRATPKTQSALLEVMQERQVTVGRRTIKMPEPFCVMATQNPVDQEGTYPLPEAQLDRFLFKLVVGYPSEADYHAIIDRTTSGHDVVLNAVTNAETLQQMRAVVRQVPVTEAAKAYAIRLVMGTQPGSDYAPDGINRSVALGASPRGVQSLMLAAKVQALLDDRFSVSTNDVAAVVMPVLRHRLVLNFHAQANNLSADDLLGEVLAQVKRPYATD from the coding sequence ATGGTTTCGACTGACGACGTAGAGCTGGCCCGCCAGAGCGCGGCCGCGTTCAAGGAAACCTTCATCAAGATTCGCGCCGAGGTCGGTCGGATGATCGTGGGTCAGGCCGATGTCGTCGATGGCGTTCTGACGGCCTTGATGGCGGGCGGCCACGTCCTGCTGGAAGGCGTGCCGGGACTGGGCAAGACCATGCTGGTCTCGTCGATCAGCCGGGCCATCGACCTTCCGTTCTCGCGCATCCAGTTCACGCCCGACATGATGCCCGCGGACATCGTCGGCACCACAGTCCTGACGGAAACCGAAGGCGGCGGTCATGAACTGACGTTCCAGCAGGGACCGATCGTCTCCAACCTGGTTCTGGCTGACGAGATCAACCGCGCCACGCCCAAGACCCAATCCGCCCTGCTGGAAGTTATGCAGGAACGCCAGGTCACGGTCGGTCGTCGCACGATCAAGATGCCTGAGCCTTTCTGCGTTATGGCGACCCAGAACCCGGTGGATCAGGAAGGCACCTATCCGCTGCCTGAAGCCCAGCTCGATCGCTTCCTGTTCAAGCTGGTGGTCGGATATCCATCCGAAGCCGACTATCACGCCATCATCGACCGCACGACAAGCGGCCATGACGTGGTTCTAAACGCGGTCACCAATGCGGAGACGCTGCAGCAGATGCGCGCGGTCGTCCGTCAGGTTCCGGTCACCGAGGCCGCCAAGGCCTACGCCATCCGTCTGGTCATGGGCACGCAGCCCGGCAGCGACTATGCGCCCGACGGCATCAACCGCAGCGTGGCCCTGGGCGCGTCGCCGCGCGGCGTACAGAGCCTGATGCTGGCCGCCAAGGTCCAGGCCCTCTTGGATGATCGGTTCTCCGTCTCCACCAACGACGTCGCCGCTGTCGTCATGCCGGTGCTGCGTCACCGGCTGGTGCTGAACTTCCACGCCCAGGCCAACAACCTTTCGGCCGACGACCTCCTGGGAGAGGTCCTGGCGCAGGTGAAGCGCCCCTACGCGACGGACTAG
- a CDS encoding response regulator transcription factor, producing MRLLLVEDDVDVAETLVVYLERQGFVVDVAPSLAIARTAIDANDFDLVLLDRGLPDGDGVSLIAYSAHRNRRQRYIILTAMATPDHRVEGLESGADDYIAKPFEPRELLARIRIALRRSLEARRETRQFGPLMHDLESGVFFIDEAPLTLRRTEALVLEALMARPGAVIQRETLEARVYGYDKVVNANSLESQISRLRTNLARRTDKVRIQAVRGLGYCLATEG from the coding sequence GTGCGTCTGTTGCTGGTGGAGGACGACGTCGACGTTGCGGAAACGCTTGTCGTCTACCTGGAAAGACAGGGCTTCGTCGTCGATGTCGCGCCCTCTCTCGCGATCGCAAGGACTGCCATCGACGCGAATGACTTCGACCTTGTGCTGCTGGATCGAGGATTGCCGGATGGCGACGGGGTTTCCCTGATCGCCTATTCGGCTCATCGCAATCGCCGTCAGCGCTATATCATTCTCACGGCCATGGCCACGCCGGATCATCGTGTCGAAGGCCTTGAGTCCGGCGCCGACGACTACATCGCCAAACCGTTCGAGCCGCGTGAACTTCTGGCGCGAATTCGCATCGCCCTGCGTCGTTCGCTTGAGGCGCGTCGTGAGACTCGTCAGTTCGGACCATTGATGCACGATCTGGAAAGCGGGGTTTTCTTCATCGACGAGGCGCCGTTGACCCTGCGCCGAACAGAGGCGCTGGTGCTGGAAGCGTTGATGGCCCGGCCCGGCGCGGTGATCCAGCGTGAGACGTTGGAGGCGCGGGTCTATGGCTACGACAAGGTCGTCAACGCCAACTCGCTCGAGTCGCAGATTTCAAGGCTGAGGACCAATCTGGCGCGACGAACCGACAAGGTGCGCATCCAGGCGGTGCGCGGCCTCGGCTATTGTCTGGCGACCGAAGGCTGA
- a CDS encoding TonB-dependent receptor domain-containing protein: MSTSMLALMLCASAGGAWAQSAPQPTEAERARAAQPAGETSVVESVEVTGSRLATGDPTSRVIVISKEEIQARGVTSVEQLIRTLPQNVNTIGAVTNERARGPLSNRGKVGVSQIGSLGVSAANLGGLGAGNTLILVNGRRVAGAAGIEDGFANLNGIPLSAVERVEISIGGASAIYGADAIGGVINFILRKDFVGSTLTVQHEESSNDADNSRISLFSGYSWGSGNISGTIDYSQRKPVNNYKSGYVTQNYASYYGGDTSFDLRSFSRGLQPGVIDRGYYSFDPPDYNARYVAQGLTVRPGLVGRPGLNDFITVGAEALPDVVPELAGPESDTISGTINFEQKLTSRLTAFGNALYSRSKNEQDILYSEGLRVQLAPGQAYNPFPAYYFDRFTPGPLVAYNPKSEVEAGELPTGRISNTATQWNLNLGLRYQINTDTKAELFYTTSKSETSGQSPLLGSTVELVRDAAAPNGVRCYNFQLAQNQLNGTDREMLQAVFDRQCLALTSSDPTLAFNPWKSSADGGGSSVADFYYIPVTEQRSTRTENWEARLTGALWTLPAGKIRYAAGAEMSVDDTDSKEVRVRTINPVTSDRHAYFGELTVPIFGEGFNYPGARSLLLSLAARRDSYKTSGPVGTVNNVPYSQGGELLYESNTFANTTPAIGLRWEPFQGLALRARWTEGFKAPPYTQLFNPTGTQRYTTTISDDPLYTCTTDCVRPRTYVVPMVVAPNPDLEPQVSTQYTLGFNWRPEGMLKGLTLDVAYNSTKIDSEYANPNDLQTFLTRREILQLSQFYPRDASGKIIEARNYTFNIIGSEYESIAYELSYLWPTRWGTFEPKINVLDNIKSERQAFADREPVSNLGFLQGPDDYKVVGSVGWYYHDMSASLWAYYTPKYTNDYEVFRAAGNVTDERKFVPVDDMLILDLTAAWRVTNDIRISFAGRNILDQAPPFVVVQGRPYDTGRYNAAGRTLSLELQYSF; the protein is encoded by the coding sequence ATGAGCACTTCAATGCTGGCGCTGATGCTCTGTGCATCTGCTGGCGGGGCCTGGGCCCAATCGGCGCCGCAGCCGACAGAAGCAGAGCGCGCCCGCGCCGCTCAGCCAGCCGGTGAGACTTCGGTCGTGGAATCGGTTGAGGTGACAGGCAGCCGTCTTGCAACGGGTGACCCGACGTCGCGGGTCATTGTCATTTCGAAGGAAGAAATCCAGGCGCGCGGCGTGACCAGCGTCGAGCAACTGATCCGGACCCTGCCGCAGAACGTCAACACCATCGGCGCCGTCACCAATGAACGCGCGCGGGGGCCGCTGTCCAATCGCGGCAAGGTCGGTGTCTCGCAGATCGGCTCGCTGGGCGTGTCGGCCGCCAATCTCGGCGGCCTGGGCGCCGGCAACACTCTGATCCTTGTCAACGGCCGGCGCGTCGCCGGAGCCGCAGGGATCGAGGACGGTTTTGCTAACCTCAACGGCATCCCCCTCAGCGCGGTCGAGCGTGTCGAAATCTCGATTGGCGGCGCGTCCGCCATCTATGGCGCCGACGCCATCGGCGGCGTCATCAACTTCATTCTGCGCAAGGATTTCGTCGGTTCGACCCTGACGGTTCAGCACGAAGAGTCCAGCAATGACGCCGACAACAGCCGCATAAGCCTGTTTTCCGGCTATTCTTGGGGCTCCGGCAACATCTCGGGGACGATCGACTACAGCCAGCGTAAGCCGGTCAACAACTACAAGAGCGGCTATGTCACGCAAAACTACGCCAGCTACTATGGCGGCGACACGTCGTTTGATCTGCGGTCGTTCAGTCGCGGGCTACAACCTGGCGTCATCGACCGCGGCTATTATTCTTTCGATCCGCCCGATTACAACGCGCGTTACGTCGCGCAGGGCCTGACCGTCAGGCCGGGCCTGGTTGGTCGTCCCGGTTTGAACGACTTCATTACAGTCGGGGCTGAGGCCTTGCCGGACGTGGTGCCGGAGTTGGCCGGTCCGGAGTCTGACACGATCAGCGGCACGATCAACTTCGAGCAAAAACTGACGAGCAGGCTGACTGCTTTCGGCAACGCACTGTATTCGCGCAGCAAGAACGAGCAGGACATCCTGTATTCAGAAGGATTGCGCGTTCAGCTGGCCCCTGGCCAGGCTTACAATCCCTTCCCGGCCTATTATTTCGATCGGTTCACGCCGGGGCCGCTGGTGGCCTACAACCCCAAGTCGGAGGTTGAGGCCGGCGAGCTGCCGACAGGGCGGATTTCCAATACGGCGACACAGTGGAACCTGAATCTGGGCCTGCGTTACCAGATCAACACCGACACCAAGGCGGAGCTTTTCTACACCACATCCAAATCAGAGACGTCAGGTCAGAGCCCGCTGTTAGGCTCTACTGTTGAACTCGTCAGAGACGCGGCCGCCCCAAATGGCGTGAGGTGCTATAACTTCCAGCTTGCGCAGAACCAACTCAACGGTACGGACCGGGAGATGCTCCAGGCGGTCTTCGACCGGCAATGCCTCGCCTTGACGAGCAGCGACCCCACGCTCGCCTTCAATCCCTGGAAGTCGTCCGCCGACGGCGGCGGGTCCAGTGTCGCCGACTTCTACTATATTCCTGTCACCGAGCAGCGGTCGACGCGCACCGAGAACTGGGAAGCGCGGCTGACGGGCGCCCTGTGGACGCTGCCCGCTGGGAAGATCCGTTACGCGGCGGGCGCCGAGATGTCCGTGGACGATACGGACAGTAAGGAAGTCCGTGTCCGCACCATCAATCCGGTCACGAGCGACCGCCACGCCTACTTCGGCGAACTGACCGTTCCGATCTTTGGCGAGGGTTTCAACTATCCGGGCGCGCGATCCCTGTTGTTGAGCCTAGCTGCCCGACGCGACAGCTATAAGACCTCGGGACCGGTCGGCACGGTCAACAATGTGCCCTATTCCCAAGGCGGAGAACTGCTCTACGAGTCCAACACCTTCGCCAACACCACCCCGGCCATCGGTCTGCGCTGGGAACCGTTCCAGGGCCTGGCGCTCCGCGCTCGGTGGACTGAGGGTTTCAAGGCGCCGCCGTACACGCAACTCTTCAACCCGACTGGCACTCAGCGTTACACCACGACGATCTCTGACGATCCGCTTTACACCTGCACGACGGACTGTGTGCGGCCAAGAACCTATGTCGTCCCGATGGTCGTGGCCCCGAACCCCGACCTGGAGCCGCAGGTGTCCACGCAATACACCCTGGGCTTCAACTGGCGTCCCGAGGGTATGCTGAAGGGCTTGACCCTGGATGTCGCCTATAACTCGACCAAGATCGACAGCGAATACGCCAACCCCAACGACCTGCAGACCTTCCTGACCCGGCGTGAGATTCTTCAGCTTTCTCAGTTCTATCCGCGCGACGCCAGCGGCAAGATCATCGAGGCGAGGAACTACACCTTCAACATTATCGGCTCGGAATATGAGTCGATCGCCTATGAGCTGAGCTACCTTTGGCCGACGCGTTGGGGCACGTTCGAGCCGAAGATCAATGTGTTGGACAATATCAAGTCGGAACGCCAGGCCTTCGCCGATCGCGAACCCGTCTCGAACCTGGGCTTCCTCCAGGGGCCTGACGACTACAAGGTGGTGGGCTCGGTCGGCTGGTATTATCACGACATGAGCGCATCGCTTTGGGCCTACTACACGCCGAAGTACACGAACGACTACGAGGTCTTCCGGGCCGCCGGCAACGTAACCGACGAGCGGAAGTTTGTGCCGGTCGATGACATGCTCATCCTCGACCTGACGGCCGCCTGGCGGGTCACGAACGACATCCGCATCAGTTTCGCGGGTCGAAACATACTGGATCAGGCGCCGCCATTCGTGGTGGTTCAGGGGCGGCCTTACGATACGGGACGCTACAATGCCGCAGGTCGGACCTTGTCTCTGGAGCTCCAGTATTCATTCTGA